A genomic segment from Dietzia psychralcaliphila encodes:
- a CDS encoding fasciclin domain-containing protein, translating into MKRTIAVTGAIGLAVFMGACGTDDSADDATTAEETTMTTEMTTEEMTEEEMTEEPAATGDIVDTAVAAGNFTTLTQAIEAAGLVETLKGPGPFTVFAPTDEAFEALPDGQLDELLADPTGDLAQILQFHVIEGEVMAEDVMGMDGEMVETLQGAEFTVEVEGEAVTLVDGAGNRITVIQTDVPATNGVIHAIDGVMMPPA; encoded by the coding sequence ATGAAGCGGACGATCGCAGTAACGGGAGCCATCGGCCTCGCAGTGTTCATGGGGGCGTGCGGCACGGATGATTCCGCCGACGACGCCACCACGGCTGAAGAGACCACGATGACCACGGAGATGACCACCGAAGAGATGACCGAGGAGGAGATGACGGAAGAGCCGGCCGCCACCGGCGACATCGTCGACACCGCGGTCGCTGCGGGCAACTTCACCACCCTCACCCAGGCGATCGAGGCAGCGGGACTGGTCGAGACCCTCAAGGGTCCCGGACCCTTCACGGTGTTCGCGCCGACCGATGAGGCCTTCGAGGCACTGCCGGACGGCCAGCTCGACGAGCTCCTCGCCGACCCCACGGGTGACCTGGCCCAGATCCTGCAGTTCCATGTGATCGAGGGTGAGGTCATGGCCGAGGACGTCATGGGGATGGACGGCGAGATGGTCGAGACCCTCCAGGGCGCCGAGTTCACCGTCGAGGTGGAGGGCGAGGCCGTCACCCTGGTGGACGGTGCCGGTAACCGGATCACCGTCATCCAGACCGACGTGCCGGCGACCAACGGCGTCATCCACGCGATCGACGGGGTCATGATGCCCCCCGCCTGA
- a CDS encoding FAD-dependent oxidoreductase: MGTSFWRRTTIDPPVAEFPEGEHVDIVVVGAGFTGLITALIAAARGSSVVVLEAHTVGAGASGATTAKVSVLQGTRLSTIRSHHGLETARAYAEANQYGLDWWAEFCGSHGVDVQRRRAVTFSRGLKGTKTLRSEKRTLDALGFPARWYDRIDVPFPARAAVELPDQMQLDPVEALAALARATSALGVRIVEHSRVTGLDVRGRDGDAHVEVRSDGGTCTARDVVLATASPALDRGPTVASMEAERSYLCAFDYPGGLEEGMYGSVESPVRSLRTVPVGDREVLLVGGNGHRTGTAAGTESKIDSLREYAAKHFPGAEFTHGWSAQDFHPVTLLPKSGPMPWGKGRVHFAGGYSKWGLTGAPAAAGIMVDRLSGRDPRVSFGTPSVTGMLRTSVSLYADLPVQLAATAVQAAARPPRPTVRPIGEATGDDGQTCRVGLLCPHMGAALSWNEAERSWDCPWHGSRFSACGELIEGPATRDLKRYDEN, encoded by the coding sequence ATGGGCACATCATTCTGGCGACGCACGACGATCGATCCCCCGGTGGCGGAATTCCCCGAGGGTGAGCACGTGGACATAGTGGTGGTGGGGGCGGGTTTCACCGGTCTGATCACCGCCCTGATCGCGGCCGCACGGGGCAGTTCGGTGGTGGTACTGGAGGCCCACACCGTAGGCGCGGGGGCCAGCGGGGCCACCACGGCCAAGGTGTCCGTGCTGCAGGGCACCCGGCTGTCGACCATCCGATCGCACCACGGGCTCGAGACCGCCCGCGCATACGCGGAGGCCAATCAGTACGGCCTGGACTGGTGGGCGGAGTTCTGCGGCTCCCACGGGGTGGACGTGCAGCGACGCCGGGCGGTGACCTTCTCCCGCGGTCTCAAGGGGACCAAGACCCTGCGTTCGGAGAAGCGCACGCTCGACGCCCTCGGCTTCCCCGCCCGGTGGTACGACCGGATCGATGTCCCGTTCCCTGCACGGGCCGCCGTGGAGCTGCCCGACCAGATGCAACTCGATCCCGTCGAGGCGCTGGCGGCACTGGCCCGTGCGACGTCGGCGCTCGGTGTTCGGATCGTCGAGCACTCCCGTGTGACGGGCCTGGACGTGCGCGGTCGCGACGGGGACGCCCACGTCGAGGTGCGCAGCGACGGCGGTACCTGCACGGCGCGGGACGTGGTCCTGGCCACCGCGTCCCCGGCCCTGGACCGCGGCCCGACAGTGGCGTCGATGGAGGCCGAGCGGTCCTATCTCTGCGCGTTCGACTACCCCGGTGGTCTGGAGGAGGGGATGTACGGCTCCGTCGAGAGCCCGGTCCGTTCGCTGCGGACCGTGCCCGTAGGTGACCGCGAAGTGCTGCTCGTGGGCGGCAACGGCCACCGCACCGGTACGGCCGCGGGCACCGAATCCAAGATCGACTCGCTGCGCGAGTACGCCGCGAAGCACTTTCCCGGTGCCGAGTTCACCCACGGCTGGTCCGCGCAGGACTTCCACCCGGTCACGCTGCTGCCCAAGTCCGGCCCCATGCCGTGGGGTAAGGGTCGGGTGCACTTCGCCGGCGGGTACAGCAAGTGGGGTCTCACGGGCGCGCCGGCGGCGGCGGGCATCATGGTGGATCGGCTCAGCGGCCGGGACCCGCGGGTTTCCTTTGGCACGCCGTCGGTCACCGGCATGCTGCGCACGTCGGTCTCGCTGTACGCGGACCTCCCGGTGCAGCTCGCGGCCACCGCCGTGCAGGCGGCCGCGCGTCCACCCCGGCCCACCGTCCGGCCGATCGGCGAGGCGACCGGGGACGACGGCCAGACCTGCAGGGTCGGGCTCCTGTGCCCGCACATGGGTGCCGCGCTGAGTTGGAACGAGGCCGAGCGGTCGTGGGACTGCCCGTGGCACGGTTCGCGATTCTCGGCGTGCGGCGAGCTGATCGAGGGTCCGGCGACCCGGGACCTCAAGCGCTACGACGAGAACTGA
- a CDS encoding PLP-dependent aminotransferase family protein, translating to MARTARPGSLVLGQVTGTADLVDAIIDLVADGSLADGDRLPSTRALAEQTGLSRGTVVRAFDELSAAGFADSTQGSGTRVAAGAGLAARAGARTRGGGDTSSSSRSSSSRSATTWSPPVPEPRRGRSARDLRPGIPDVALVDQRAWRSAVRAAAAQGLAGLNPWEEPSPTLRAELADHLRRHRGIAAADPLLFDSSRSAIAALCSAFVAAHGRVPFHMEDPGYRGALLMAREHDLEVRFHPAEPGGLDAARLGSARAIVFTTPAHQFPLGHRMSVDRRVALVEWAQRTGSLVIEDDYDGEFRYGVAPLPALATLPAADGHVAYVGTSSKSVAPDLRVAWCLAPAALRREVDRWLVVHRRGPSTLPAEALGAFIGSGAMDRHLARAARVYSDRRHHLVAALTRECPRLSVTGVEAGLHLCVLLPGYDDDEVVRELDRAGWRTRALSGQSARYAVPGLVLSYSRLVARDAGEFAAELRGVIDSAGPAVSSGGQAPATPS from the coding sequence ATGGCCCGCACCGCCCGTCCCGGATCCCTGGTCCTGGGGCAGGTGACGGGTACCGCGGATCTGGTGGACGCCATCATCGACCTGGTCGCGGACGGTTCGCTGGCCGACGGCGACAGATTGCCCTCCACGCGCGCGCTCGCCGAGCAGACCGGTCTCTCCCGCGGCACCGTGGTCCGGGCGTTCGACGAACTCTCGGCGGCCGGCTTCGCCGACTCCACCCAGGGCTCGGGCACCCGGGTCGCCGCCGGGGCGGGTCTGGCGGCACGGGCCGGGGCGCGGACGCGCGGAGGGGGCGACACCTCGTCGTCGTCGCGCTCGTCGTCGTCTCGGTCCGCCACGACATGGTCGCCGCCGGTTCCCGAACCCCGTCGGGGTAGGTCGGCGCGCGATCTCCGTCCCGGTATCCCGGACGTCGCGCTGGTGGACCAGCGGGCCTGGCGCTCCGCGGTGCGGGCGGCCGCGGCGCAGGGGCTGGCGGGGCTCAACCCGTGGGAGGAACCGAGCCCCACGCTGCGTGCCGAGCTGGCCGACCACCTTCGCCGTCACCGGGGCATCGCCGCCGCGGACCCGCTGCTGTTCGACAGCTCGCGCTCGGCGATCGCCGCCCTGTGTTCGGCGTTCGTCGCCGCACATGGCCGGGTGCCGTTCCACATGGAGGACCCCGGGTACCGGGGCGCGCTGCTCATGGCCCGTGAGCACGACCTCGAGGTGCGGTTCCATCCCGCGGAGCCCGGCGGTCTGGACGCGGCGCGGCTGGGCTCGGCCCGCGCGATCGTCTTCACCACCCCCGCACACCAGTTCCCGCTGGGGCATCGTATGAGCGTGGACCGGCGGGTGGCGCTGGTCGAGTGGGCGCAGCGGACGGGGTCGCTGGTGATCGAGGACGACTACGACGGAGAGTTCCGCTACGGCGTCGCCCCGCTGCCGGCGCTGGCCACCCTGCCCGCCGCGGACGGTCACGTGGCGTACGTGGGGACGTCGTCCAAGTCGGTGGCCCCCGACCTGCGCGTGGCGTGGTGCCTGGCGCCGGCCGCGTTGCGTCGGGAGGTCGATCGTTGGCTCGTCGTGCACCGGCGCGGCCCGTCGACGCTGCCCGCGGAGGCGCTGGGCGCGTTCATCGGCTCCGGCGCGATGGACCGGCACCTGGCGAGGGCGGCGCGGGTGTACAGCGACCGGCGTCACCACCTGGTGGCCGCGCTCACGCGGGAATGCCCCCGCCTCAGTGTGACGGGTGTAGAGGCCGGGTTGCACCTGTGTGTGTTGCTGCCCGGATACGACGACGACGAGGTGGTGCGCGAGCTCGACCGGGCGGGCTGGCGCACGCGGGCGCTGAGCGGGCAGTCCGCACGGTATGCGGTTCCGGGGCTGGTGCTGAGCTACTCGCGGCTCGTCGCGCGCGACGCGGGCGAGTTCGCTGCTGAACTGCGCGGCGTGATCGACAGCGCCGGACCCGCCGTGTCCTCAGGGGGTCAGGCTCCGGCCACACCGTCGTGA
- a CDS encoding pyridoxal phosphate-dependent aminotransferase translates to MQIYRQSRRLRDVRYDVRGPILTEAMRLESGGHDILRLNLGNMHPFGLEARPEIVEAVARELGSGQAYSDSRGILPARAAVAEHYRRCGVPGIRAEDVFLGNGVSELITLVLQALVDPGDEILVPAPDYPTWTGAVNLTGGVPVHYLADESDGWNPSLADIESKVTPRTTALVLINPNNPTGAVYSAETVRGMADIARRHGLVLLSDEIYEKLIFGDARHHHAALAAGDDVLCLTFGGLSKAYRVCGYRAGWVAATGPLDRAQDLLEGLTLLANMRVCPNVPGQYAIPVALTEDSPWGADVIDPDGRIERQLALATERLNAIPGVSCVAPRGALYCFPRLDTEMFGIHSDEELVLDLLRSEHVLVTHGTGFNWPEPDHFRIVCLPDAAVLENAIGRIAGYLERRAGLQLESGAPTRGPLSAIG, encoded by the coding sequence ATGCAGATCTACCGCCAATCCCGACGCCTCCGCGACGTGCGCTACGACGTCCGCGGTCCCATCCTCACCGAGGCCATGCGGCTGGAGTCCGGGGGCCACGACATCCTGCGACTCAACCTGGGGAACATGCACCCGTTCGGGCTCGAGGCGCGGCCCGAGATCGTCGAGGCCGTGGCCCGCGAACTCGGCAGCGGCCAGGCCTACTCGGACTCGCGGGGGATCCTGCCGGCCCGGGCGGCCGTGGCCGAGCACTACCGGCGCTGCGGCGTGCCCGGGATCCGCGCCGAGGACGTGTTCCTGGGCAACGGCGTGAGCGAACTCATCACGCTCGTCCTGCAAGCGCTGGTCGATCCCGGCGACGAGATCTTGGTCCCGGCGCCGGACTACCCCACCTGGACCGGCGCGGTGAACCTCACCGGCGGCGTGCCCGTGCACTACCTGGCCGACGAGTCCGACGGGTGGAACCCGTCGCTGGCGGACATCGAGTCCAAGGTCACCCCGCGCACGACCGCGCTCGTGTTGATCAACCCCAACAACCCGACCGGCGCCGTCTACAGCGCGGAGACCGTCCGGGGGATGGCCGACATCGCCCGCCGGCACGGGCTCGTCCTGCTCAGCGATGAGATCTACGAGAAGCTGATCTTCGGCGATGCCCGCCACCACCACGCGGCGCTGGCCGCCGGTGACGACGTGCTGTGCCTGACCTTCGGCGGCCTGTCCAAGGCGTATCGGGTGTGCGGATACCGGGCCGGCTGGGTCGCCGCGACCGGGCCTCTCGATAGGGCGCAGGACCTCCTCGAGGGGCTCACCCTGCTCGCCAACATGCGGGTGTGCCCCAACGTCCCGGGCCAGTACGCGATCCCTGTCGCATTGACCGAGGACTCACCGTGGGGCGCCGACGTGATCGACCCCGACGGCCGGATCGAGCGGCAGCTGGCGCTGGCGACCGAGCGCCTGAACGCCATCCCGGGCGTGAGCTGCGTGGCGCCCCGCGGCGCGCTCTACTGCTTCCCCCGGCTGGACACCGAGATGTTCGGAATCCACAGCGACGAGGAACTGGTGCTGGACCTGCTGCGGTCCGAGCACGTCCTGGTCACCCACGGCACCGGCTTCAACTGGCCCGAACCCGACCATTTCCGGATCGTGTGCCTACCCGACGCCGCGGTGCTCGAGAACGCGATCGGCAGGATCGCCGGGTACCTCGAGCGGCGCGCCGGGCTCCAGCTGGAATCCGGAGCTCCGACGCGAGGTCCGCTTTCCGCGATCGGGTAG
- a CDS encoding alpha/beta hydrolase — translation MPVRLPRFAATAGALALALTLGSVAPAGAQTASIDPSTLGLEDLEAIMEAVGSVPLGSAAGSLGSVGSADVPLDGEGSSQPLRNEPRPVDPNITESEFIEVERTSGDYEYWKVTSAAMKREVILEVVPSRVSDGPAPVLYMLDGVDAPEYNSGWNHQARIDNRLRNENVHVVVPTGAYASYYTDWEDADPVLGYNKWETFLAQELPGIVEERLDTNGKNAIGGISMGGQAAMHLAATYPETYQGVMSFSGYYSTMDALGYQTVRGTLETRGGNVENMWGPHRGERWEQNDTISHAEDLKGTRVFFSAGSNVAGPADFANYGGGVDFMNMVLGQLLEMGVLEGSKAFEKALDRAGVEHRVDYAETGFHNWPNFLKNFENGWDHIKPGLY, via the coding sequence ATGCCCGTCCGACTTCCCCGATTCGCCGCCACCGCCGGCGCGCTCGCTTTGGCCCTGACCCTCGGATCGGTCGCCCCGGCCGGAGCGCAGACCGCCAGTATCGACCCCTCCACGCTCGGGCTCGAGGATCTCGAAGCCATCATGGAGGCCGTGGGATCGGTGCCGCTCGGCTCGGCGGCCGGGTCGCTCGGCTCCGTCGGGTCCGCCGATGTGCCGCTCGACGGGGAGGGCTCGTCCCAGCCGCTGAGGAACGAACCCCGACCGGTAGACCCGAACATCACGGAGTCGGAGTTCATCGAGGTCGAGCGGACGTCCGGCGACTACGAGTACTGGAAGGTCACCTCGGCGGCCATGAAACGCGAGGTCATCCTGGAGGTCGTGCCCTCGCGCGTGTCCGACGGGCCGGCGCCGGTCCTGTACATGCTCGACGGCGTCGATGCCCCCGAGTACAACTCCGGCTGGAACCATCAGGCTCGCATCGACAACCGTCTGCGCAACGAGAACGTCCACGTGGTCGTTCCGACCGGCGCGTACGCCTCGTACTACACGGACTGGGAGGATGCCGACCCCGTCCTGGGCTACAACAAGTGGGAGACGTTCCTAGCCCAGGAGTTGCCCGGGATCGTCGAGGAGCGGCTGGATACCAACGGCAAGAACGCGATCGGCGGCATCTCGATGGGCGGCCAGGCGGCCATGCACCTGGCGGCAACCTACCCGGAGACCTACCAGGGAGTCATGTCCTTCAGTGGCTACTACTCGACCATGGACGCGTTGGGCTACCAGACCGTCCGCGGCACGCTGGAGACCCGCGGCGGCAACGTCGAGAACATGTGGGGTCCGCACCGCGGCGAGCGGTGGGAGCAGAACGACACGATCTCGCACGCCGAGGACCTCAAGGGCACCCGCGTGTTCTTCTCGGCCGGCAGCAACGTCGCCGGCCCCGCCGACTTCGCCAACTACGGCGGCGGTGTGGACTTCATGAACATGGTCCTGGGTCAGCTGCTCGAGATGGGTGTTCTCGAGGGCTCCAAGGCGTTCGAGAAGGCACTCGACCGCGCCGGCGTCGAGCATCGCGTCGACTACGCCGAGACCGGGTTCCACAACTGGCCGAACTTCCTCAAGAACTTCGAGAACGGCTGGGACCACATCAAGCCCGGCCTCTACTGA
- a CDS encoding glutathione peroxidase, with protein MPADNVTLTDFRAGLVDGTEKDLADYAGQVVLVVNTASKCGFTPQYKGLQKLYEEYRDQGFVVLGFPCDQFAHQEPGSDEEIGSFCERNFGVEFPLFSKIEVNGSGTHPLYRWLKAQESGLLGGRISWNFTKFLIGRDGTVVGRFGPNKKPEDLRKAVEEALRGA; from the coding sequence GTGCCCGCTGACAATGTCACTCTCACCGACTTCCGGGCAGGCCTGGTCGACGGGACCGAGAAGGACCTCGCCGACTACGCCGGTCAGGTCGTCCTGGTGGTCAATACCGCCAGCAAGTGTGGATTCACCCCGCAGTACAAGGGCCTGCAGAAGTTGTACGAGGAGTACCGCGACCAGGGCTTCGTGGTGCTGGGCTTCCCGTGTGATCAGTTCGCGCACCAGGAGCCGGGCTCGGACGAGGAGATCGGGTCGTTCTGCGAGCGCAACTTCGGTGTGGAATTCCCGTTGTTCTCCAAGATCGAGGTCAACGGATCGGGCACTCACCCGCTGTACCGCTGGCTCAAGGCGCAGGAATCGGGTCTGCTGGGTGGGCGGATCTCCTGGAACTTCACCAAATTCCTCATCGGGCGTGACGGCACCGTGGTGGGTCGATTCGGCCCCAACAAGAAGCCGGAGGACCTGCGGAAGGCCGTGGAGGAGGCCCTGCGGGGAGCGTGA